The following proteins are encoded in a genomic region of Colletotrichum higginsianum IMI 349063 chromosome 9, whole genome shotgun sequence:
- a CDS encoding Glycosyl transferase group 1, which translates to MVASLSGTSPTLLRYLCPLLVLCVSARRLLPFWHQLAAGSLDSRLPAQNPRSPSSPLLFIDSVFINFFLILLLFLLLLVFLLSPLACELHLVDDSLELPLASLLIPIFPQIEIPAPKHLEVAIMVTPKQPGRQFSLGASAHRRRQMSNMHDQGNHFGPALTTLYCGISAVFADSHTAVVALAIHDTVYLIDFTVKHINLDDATQTGNDAIADYIISTLEDYEHANFSKFIGAGLPMTLKYMSQSLCSRLWLDLDIVPVVLRPDDEHKEKSFWDIKRVDEQADSMARKCIMNFGPSLVPLLQVGWRGVVQTDAGFRVQLNTVQNHKDTCGTPTWDATMFFAKKLRENKIKVAFFSSTPQGGGVALMRHALVRFARLIGVDLTWYVPKPRPGVFRITKNIHNILQGVSHPDQRISAEEKQSIIDWITENANRYWLSEGGPLRPPEEGGADVVMIDDPQMPGLIPLIKKITPDRPVLYRSHIQIRSDLTAKAGSPQEDIWNFLWSNIQHADMFISHPIPIFVPHTVPKEKVVYFPATTDWLDGLNKPLNRWDTGYYGHIYNTACRNQGMTELEWPARKYIIQVARFDPSKGIPTVIDSYAEFRRLLEEKGETDIPQLVVCGNGSVDDPDASMIYDQTMNQLEKHYPHLVKDCSIMRLDPNDQLLNTVIANAHVVLQLSTREGFEVKVSEALHAGRPVIATRAGGIPLQVKDNVNGFLVEPGDFKAVAGHLLDLFTDNELHKKMSYAAATGVSDEVGTVGNALGWFYLAAKWAEVGVKPGLRGAERWVNDMAREEAGKPYTEGENRLPRHFTQKKDVAIVSGKTNGNGETGEKGGEKAQ; encoded by the exons ATGGTGGCTTCCCTTTCCGGCACTTCTCCTACCTTATTAAGGTACctat GTCCTCTTCTCGTGCTGTGTGTCTCTGCCCGTCGCCTCCTCCCATTTTGGCACCAGCTCGCAGCCGGCAGCCTTGACTCCCGACTCCCAGCACAAAACCCTCGCAGCCCCTCgtcccctcttctcttcatcGATTCCGTCTTCATCaacttcttcctcatcctcctcctcttcctgctgctgctggtcttCCTCCTAAGCCCTCTGGCCTGCGAATTGCACCTCGTAGACGACTCACTCGAACTACCACTCGCCTCCTTACTCATCCCCATCTTCCCCCAGATCGAGATTCCAGCACCCAAACACCTGGAAGTCGCCATCATGGTCACTCCGAAGCAGCCGGGCCGTCAGTTCTCCTTGGGCGCCTCGGCGCACCGCAGGAGACAGATGAGCAACATGCATGACCAGGGTAATCATTTCGGTCCAGCTCTGACT ACTCTCTACTGCGGAATTtcggccgtcttcgccgacTCCCACACAGCTGTCGTGGCCCTTGCAATCCACGACACGGTCTACCTGATTGACTTCACTGTCAAGCacatcaacctcgacgatgccACCCAGACGGGCAACGATGCCATTGCTGACTACATCATCAGTACGCTCGAAGATTACGAGCATGCAAACTTCTCCAAGTTCATTGGTGCTGGTCTGCCCATGACCCTCAAGTACATGAGCCAGTCTTTGTGCTCGCGTCTTTGGCTCGATCTTGACATCGTCCCCGTTGTCTTGcgccccgacgacgagcacAAGGAGAAGAGCTTCTGGGACATCAAGCGAGTGGACGAGCAAGCCGATTCTATGGCTCGCAAGTGCATCAT GAACTTTGGTCCGTCCCTCGTTCCCCTCCTCCAGGTCGGCTGGAGAGGTGTCGTTCAGACGGACGCTGGCTTCCGTGTGCAGCTCAATACGGTCCAGAACCACAAGGACACTTGCGGTACCCCGACCTGGGACGCCACCATGTTCTTTGCCAAGAAGCTTCGCGAGAACAAGATCAAGGTTGCCTTCTTCAGCAGTACTCCCCAGGGAGGTGGTGTCGCCTTGATGCGACACGCCCTCGTCCGCTTTGCCCGTCTTATTGGCGTTGACCTGACTTGGTATG TGCCCAAGCCAAGACCCGGTGTCTTCAGGATCACCAAAAACATCCATAACATCCTCCAAGGTGTCAGTCATCCCGACCAGCgcatctcggccgaggagaagcagtCCATCATTGATTGGATCACGGAGAATGCCAACCGTTACTGGCTTTCCGAAGGAGGCCCTCTGAGACCCCCCGAAGAGGGTGGCGCCGATGTGGTCATG ATTGACGACCCTCAAATGCCCGGCTTGATTCCCCTGATCAAGAAGATTACGCCCGACCGGCCTGTTCTCTACCGATCCCACATCCAGATCCGCAGCGACTTGACTGCCAAGGCCGGCTCGCCCCAGGAGGACATCTGGAACTTCTTGTGGAGCAACATTCAACATGCCGACATGTTCATCAGCCACCCCATCCCCATCTTCGTGCCTCACACGGTGCCCAAGGAAAAGGTGGTGTACTTCCCTGCCACGACGGACTGGCTGGACGGCCTGAACAAGCCCCTGAACAGATGGGACACGGGCTACTACGGCCACATCTACAACACCGCCTGTCGAAACCAGGGAATGACGGAGCTGGAGTGGCCCGCCCGCAAGTACATCATCCAGGTGGCTCGGTTCGATCCCTCCAAGGGCATCCCCACCGTCATTGACTCTTATGCCGAGTTCCGTCGTCTGCTGGAAGAGAAAGGCGAGACGGACATCCCGCAGCTTGTCGTTTGCGGCAACGGGTCGGTTGACGATCCCGATGCTAGCATGATCTACGACCAGACAATGAACCAGCTCGAGAAGCACTACCCTCACCTCGTCAAGGATTGCAGCATAATGCGCCTAGATCCCAATGACCAGCTCCTCAACACGGTCATTGCCAACGCTCACGTCGTCCTCCAGCTCTCGACACGCGAGGGGTTCGAGGTCAAGGTCTCTGAGGCTTTGCACGCCGGCCGGCCCGTCATTGCTACACGAGCAGGCGGTATCCCGCTCCAGGTCAAGGACAACGTCAACGGCTTCTTGGTGGAGCCCGGTGACTTCAAGGCCGTGGCCGGTCATCTCTTGGACCTCTTCACGGACAATGAGCTGCACAAGAAGATGAGCTACGCTGCCGCCACGGGTGTGAGTGACGAGGTGGGCACGGTCGGGAACGCATTGGGCTGGTTCTATCTCGCCGCGAAGTGGGCCGAGGTTGGTGTCAAGCCTGGTCTGCGCGGCGCCGAGCGATGGGTCAACGACATGGCGCGAGAGGAGGCCGGCAAGCCCTACACGGAGGGCGAGAACCGTCTGCCGCGTCACTTTACTCAGAAAAAGGACGTTGCCATAGTGTCTGGAAAGACGAATGGCAATGGCGAGACGGGTGAGAAGGGCGGCGAAAAGGCGCAGTAG